CGGCGTGCGCCTCGCCGACGGACGGGTGATCTCCGCGGATGCCGTGGTGTCGGGCGCCGACCTGCATCACACCGAGAACGACCTGCTCGAGGCGAAGGACCGGCAGTACCCGGAGAAGTGGTGGAAGGACAAGGTGCCGAGCCCCGGCGCCCTCCTGCTGCTGCTCGGTGTGAAGGGCGAACTCCCCCAGCTGACCCACCACACGCTGCTGTTCACCGACGACTGGCACACCAACTTCGACGCCATCTTCGGGGAGAACAAGAAGATCCCCGACCCCGCGTCCATCTACATCTGCCGGCCGAGCGCCACCGACGCCTCCGTCGCCCCCGCGGGCCACGAGAACCTCTTCGTGCTCGTCCCCGTGCCCGCCGACCCCGACAGCGGTCGCGGCGGCGTGTCGGGTGCCGGCGACGAACGCATCGAGAAGGCGGCCGACCGGGTGATCGCGCAGATCGCCGAGTGGACCGGCATCCCGGATCTCGCCGAACGCATCGTCGTGCGCAAGACCATCGCGCCGGAGGACTTCAAGGAAGACCTGCACGCGTGGCACGGCAACTCCCTGGGGCTCGCGCACACGCTCACGCAGAGCGCGATCTTCCGCCCCAAGAACCGGTCGCGCAAGGTCAAGAACCTGTACTACGCGGGCACCTCGGTGCTGCCGGGCATCGGCCTGCCGATGTGCCTCATCTCGGCGGAACTCGTCGTCAAGCGCATGACCGGCGACACCTCCCCCGGCCCTCTTGCGGAGCCGGCTCGCGCGGTGGTCTGACGTGCCCGGGATCTACCTGGGCGCGATCCTCTTCTCGTTGGTCGGCATGATGCTGATCGATGGGAAGTACTCGCTGGTGCTGTGGGTCGCCCCGGTGCGGGCGGCCGCGACCGTGCTGGTGGGGACTGCGTTCTTCCTCGCGTGGGACCTCGTCGGGATCGTCACGGGGGTGTTCGTCAAAGGCGAGAGCCCGCTGTTCGTCGGGGTGGAGCTCGCGCCGCACCTGCCGCTCGAAGAGGTGTTCTTCCTGCTCTTCTTGAGCTACCTGTCGCTCGTGATGTTCGCGGTGTTCGAGCGGTGGACGCGCGCTCGGACGGCCGGGGCGGGCACGGGAGACCGCGACCGGGCGGACGCGCGTAGCCGGACCCACGAGCGTGCCCGCGCGGGCGATCATGGCCGGGCCCACGAGCGCGCCCGCGCGGGCCATCATGGCCGGGTGGGTGACCGTGGCAGAGCCGGCGGGGACGGGCGGCACGCGTGACCTATCCGCTCATCGTCCTGCCGTTCGTCGTCGTCACGGCCGCAGTGACCCTCGCGACGCTGCGCCGCCCGCGGTTCCGCGAGCGGATGGCATCCTCGGGTCTGCTCGCCCTCGTGCTCGTCGGGCTCACTCTGGTCTTCGACAACCTCATGATCGCCGTCGACCTGTTCTCGTACCCCGAGGAGCATCTGAGCGGACTCCGGCTCGGGCTCGCCCCCATCGAGGACTTCGCCTACCCGCTGTGCGCCGCGTTCCTCGTGCCGGCGGTCTTCTCGCTGCTCTCGCCCCGCCCCTCCCCGAAGGATGTCGCATGACTCTGCCCGCCCTGACCCCCGGGCGCGTCGTCCGCGAGCTGTTCGTCTCGTCGCGGCCGGTCAGCTGGATCAACACCGCGTTCCCCTTCGCCGCCGCCTACCTGCTGACGACCCGGCAGGTCGACGCCACGCTGATCGTCGGCATCCTGTTCTTCCTCGTGCCCTACAACCTCGCGATGTACGGCGTGAACGACGTGTTCGACTACGAATCCGACCTCCGCAATCCCCGCAAGGGCGGCACGCACGGGGCGGTGCTCGACAAGCGCATGCACCGCATCACCCTGTGGGCGTCGGCCCTGTCGTGTCTGCCGTTCGTCGTCTTCCTCGTGATCGTCGGCTCGCCGCTGTCGTGGCTCGTGCTGGCGCTGAGCCTGTTCTTCGTCGTGTTCTACTCGGCACCACCGCTGCGGCTGAAGGAGCGACCCTTCGCCGACTCGGTCACGAGCAGCATCCACTTCTTCTCCCCCGCCGTGTACGGGCTCGTTCTCGCCGGCGCCGTATGGACGTGGCAGCTGGTGTTCGTGCTGGTGGCCTTCGCGCTGTGGGGCATCGCGTCGCACGCCTTCGGCGCCGTGCAAGACGTCGAGGCCGACCGCGCCGCCGACATCTCGTCGATCGCCACCGCCCGCGGAGCCCGTTGGACCGTGCGCTTCGCCCTCGTCGCCTACGCACTCGCCGGTGTCGCGATGCTGTTCACGGCGTGGCCCGGGCCCCTGGCCGCGGTGCTCGTGGTGCCCTACCTCGTGGTGTGCTGGCCCTACCGGAACGTGACGGATGCCGAGAGCGACCGCGCGACGGCCGGATGGAACCGCTTCCTCTGGTTGAACCAGATCGCCGGCTTCGGCACGACGATGCTGCTGATCTGGTGGTGGTTCCTCGCCGCGTAGCCCGGGACGCGGGTTGCACACCTGCGCCGGCACCGGTGGCTTCGACAGGCTCAGCCACCTCCACCGCGGTCCGAACCCAGGTCCCTGAGCCCGTCACAGGTCCCTGAGCCTGTTACAGGTCCCTGAGCCCGTCGAAGGGGCCGGCACCCGGCGCCCGCGGGCGCCTTGCCGCCCGGTGGCTTCGACGGGCTCAGCCACCTCTGCCATGGCGCCGCCCAGGACGAGGTCGCGGGGGCTTCGACGGGCTCAGCCACCTCTGCCATGGCGCCGCCCAGGACGAGGTCGCGGGGGCTTCGACGGGCTCAGCCACCCGTGCCGTGGGAGGAGACGAGGTCCCTGAGCCTGTCGAAGGGACCGGCACCCACTTTCCGAGGGCCCGCCGCCGCCCGGGGGCTTCGACGGGCTCAGCCACCTCTGCCATCGCGCCGCCCAGGGCGAGGTCGCGGGGGCTTCGACGGGCTCAGCCACCTGTGCCGCGGGAGGAGACGAGGTCCCTGAGCCTGTCGAAGGGACCGGCACCCGCTTTCCGCGGGCGCGCCGCCGCCCGGGGGCTTCGACGGGCTCAGCCACCTGTGCTGCGCAGGAGACGAGGTCCCTGAGCCTGTCGAAGGGACCGGCCCTCGCGGGCGCACGAAAACGACGCCGGCGCCCCGCGGAAGCGGAGCGCCGGCGTCGGTCAAAGGGTGTCAGCCCGCGGGCGTCGCCTCGGGCGTCGGTGTGGTCGAGGCGGTTCCGCCCTGCCCCTGCGACTCGAGGTCGAGCAGCCGCTGCACCGCCGCGGTGAGGCGGGCGTCCTGGGTGGCGAACTCGGCCAGGTTGCCGCTGGTCAGGGCCGCCTGACGGGCCGTCAGCGCATCGCGCGCCTCCTGCAGTGCGGCGGCGTAGTCACCGTCGGGAACGGTCGTGCCGCCACCCGTGGCTCCGCCCTCGCCCTGGTCGACCGGGGTGACGGTCTCGTCGCCCGTATTGGCGCCGGAGTCTCCGCCGAACAGCGTGTCGAGAGCCTCGCTGAGGGTGTTCTCGAACGCGATCTCATTGCCGAAGGCCACGAGCACGCGTCGCAGCTGCGGCAACTGCGTGTCACCGGA
The DNA window shown above is from Microbacterium proteolyticum and carries:
- a CDS encoding lycopene cyclase domain-containing protein; the encoded protein is MPGIYLGAILFSLVGMMLIDGKYSLVLWVAPVRAAATVLVGTAFFLAWDLVGIVTGVFVKGESPLFVGVELAPHLPLEEVFFLLFLSYLSLVMFAVFERWTRARTAGAGTGDRDRADARSRTHERARAGDHGRAHERARAGHHGRVGDRGRAGGDGRHA
- a CDS encoding lycopene cyclase domain-containing protein, which gives rise to MTYPLIVLPFVVVTAAVTLATLRRPRFRERMASSGLLALVLVGLTLVFDNLMIAVDLFSYPEEHLSGLRLGLAPIEDFAYPLCAAFLVPAVFSLLSPRPSPKDVA
- a CDS encoding prenyltransferase — protein: MTLPALTPGRVVRELFVSSRPVSWINTAFPFAAAYLLTTRQVDATLIVGILFFLVPYNLAMYGVNDVFDYESDLRNPRKGGTHGAVLDKRMHRITLWASALSCLPFVVFLVIVGSPLSWLVLALSLFFVVFYSAPPLRLKERPFADSVTSSIHFFSPAVYGLVLAGAVWTWQLVFVLVAFALWGIASHAFGAVQDVEADRAADISSIATARGARWTVRFALVAYALAGVAMLFTAWPGPLAAVLVVPYLVVCWPYRNVTDAESDRATAGWNRFLWLNQIAGFGTTMLLIWWWFLAA